Proteins found in one Homalodisca vitripennis isolate AUS2020 chromosome 4, UT_GWSS_2.1, whole genome shotgun sequence genomic segment:
- the LOC124359946 gene encoding ran-specific GTPase-activating protein-like isoform X2, producing the protein MSEADLNVQVNIVDGGDGDGDGDHDPHYDPIISLPEVAVSTNEEDEIELIKLRAKLYRYDTSENPPEWKERGTGDVKLLRHQTKNTVRVVMRRDKTLKICANHFVTPNMELKPNCGSDRAWVWSALADYTNETAQTELLAIRFANADNAKKWKEMFEEAKTIVATKCDLYTKVPDDLKEEETESSGSDEENDVEESLQNLNLNETQPEKKDSEKEKSPTKEEPVDK; encoded by the exons atgTCTGAGGCAGATTTAAACGTT caAGTCAATATTGTGGATGGGGGTGATGGAGATGGCGATGGTGATCATGATCCTCATTATGATCCAATTATTTCGCTTCCAGAAGTAGCAGTTTCCACTAATGAAGAAGACGAAATAGAATTAATTAAGCT TCGAGCTAAACTTTATCGGTATGATACAAGTGAAAACCCACCGGAATGGAAAGAAAGAGGGACAGGAGATGTAAAACTTTTACGACATCAGACCAAGAACACTGTTCGTGTTGTCATGCGTCGAGACAAAACTCTAAAAATATGTGCAAACCATTTCG TGACACCTAACATGGAGCTGAAGCCCAACTGTGGTTCCGATCGTGCCTGGGTCTGGTCAGCACTGGCTGACTACACCAATGAGACAGCCCAGACTGAACTGCTCGCCATTCGATTTGCAAATGCTGACA atGCAAAAAAATGGAAGGAGATGTTCGAAGAAGCTAAAACAATAGTTGCTACCAAGTGTGATTTGTACACAAAGGTGCCAGATG ATTTAAAAGAAGAAGAAACAGAATCCTCAGGAAGTGATGAAGAAAATGATGTTGAAGAATCCTtacaaaacctaaatttaaatgaaacccAACCAGAGAAGAAAGATTCTGAAAAAGAAAAATCGCCAACAAAAGAAGAACCTGTAGAcaaataa
- the LOC124359946 gene encoding ran-specific GTPase-activating protein-like isoform X1 yields the protein MVDELHWRLQVNIVDGGDGDGDGDHDPHYDPIISLPEVAVSTNEEDEIELIKLRAKLYRYDTSENPPEWKERGTGDVKLLRHQTKNTVRVVMRRDKTLKICANHFVTPNMELKPNCGSDRAWVWSALADYTNETAQTELLAIRFANADNAKKWKEMFEEAKTIVATKCDLYTKVPDDLKEEETESSGSDEENDVEESLQNLNLNETQPEKKDSEKEKSPTKEEPVDK from the exons ATGGTAGATGAATTGCACTGGAGGCTT caAGTCAATATTGTGGATGGGGGTGATGGAGATGGCGATGGTGATCATGATCCTCATTATGATCCAATTATTTCGCTTCCAGAAGTAGCAGTTTCCACTAATGAAGAAGACGAAATAGAATTAATTAAGCT TCGAGCTAAACTTTATCGGTATGATACAAGTGAAAACCCACCGGAATGGAAAGAAAGAGGGACAGGAGATGTAAAACTTTTACGACATCAGACCAAGAACACTGTTCGTGTTGTCATGCGTCGAGACAAAACTCTAAAAATATGTGCAAACCATTTCG TGACACCTAACATGGAGCTGAAGCCCAACTGTGGTTCCGATCGTGCCTGGGTCTGGTCAGCACTGGCTGACTACACCAATGAGACAGCCCAGACTGAACTGCTCGCCATTCGATTTGCAAATGCTGACA atGCAAAAAAATGGAAGGAGATGTTCGAAGAAGCTAAAACAATAGTTGCTACCAAGTGTGATTTGTACACAAAGGTGCCAGATG ATTTAAAAGAAGAAGAAACAGAATCCTCAGGAAGTGATGAAGAAAATGATGTTGAAGAATCCTtacaaaacctaaatttaaatgaaacccAACCAGAGAAGAAAGATTCTGAAAAAGAAAAATCGCCAACAAAAGAAGAACCTGTAGAcaaataa